The genomic stretch GATGTAAAAAGTTTAATTCACAGCAACTCAAATCAAATAAATGTAATAGTTTTATTCAAACATTGAAAATATGGTTAGTATTTTAGTACACCAAATTTTACTACCTATTTGGTAGTCCTTCAGTCAATTGAAAACTTATGAGTAAAGATCAATCATCCGCAAAAGCATTTTTTCggaaataacagtttgaaaaattttcgtcattcttgcagcaattgattcgGAAACTGTCCACGCATTCggtcaaatgaaaaaaaaatataatttgctCAAATGCAAAAACTTATAATTtgattattgtactattgacaTTTGTCAAGCCGCAGATTCCGACCGCTGTAGACATTCCGACAGCAGATCATCTTCTCTAGTGAAGCTCCACTTTGTTTTGGAAACATAAGCTTTCTGGTTCCTGGTCATCTAAATCTCTGCCAGCCGTTTAATTTTCAGCGTGTAAACAGTTGTGTTGACTGAGTGCCTTAGAGGCTGTTACGGTCAAACAAAAATGAGTGTAAATCGGTCATTCTTTTGACGtgagactacgtctttgttttctatactggtatgcattctgtaaagttggaaatgaaactggcaaatgttgcgtcagatttcaaacgttaataacagcataaccacgaTGGATAActataaccaatatgttgttggatagataaaatgttgaacaattttgtaatacgctagttatcattatttttccattgaaaAGTGGTAACAATCGATAAAAaatgtcaaggacaaatttacgcgaacaatgaacatgaatagacaccaaccattccttgtgatacagtccccccacgattatggatcacttaataagatgtatgaattcaaaaaatcatttctggccAATTTCTTTGTTTATAAATAATCCATACATGTTTTCAGtcacagaaatatgtaatctttTACTTGATTGAGTATTTCTTTCCATATTTTGTAAATGTGtctcagaaaatatatttattttataactcaccaaatacacaattatggatcacttttgagagcggttctaattatgaaacaatttgcatcgtattatggatcagcataataaaaacagcttttgacaacgaatttattcaataaaccttattcaaaatatGTAATATGAAGAAATAACATGTTTAAAATCATATTAAAAATCTCGCATGGCCTGGCCACATTTTATGTGGCTTTTAAGGTTGCAGTAAGATCGAGAGTCTAGGTTTGCCGCTCCCGAAGGTAGCGATGCCCCATTGTATATGGTACACCGTAACAGTTTGCCGTTTTACGTAGCTTTCTTGTCCCTCGTACTTTGGAAATAGTGTTTTCCAAAGACTCAACACTGTTTAGCTTCCTTTTAGAGCTCAATAGAAGTTGAGAGGGTGTTTTGATTGGCgaaaatcacatttgaatcggaGTAATCCATGATTGTAGAAAACTATCTTGTCTCGGTCCTTATTAAGGAACACTTAATAAAATTACttatttttacagaaaaatcgttatcaacCATTAAAATTGtgatgaatcgtgaagaacttaCCTTGATCTTTGTGTATAAGTTAGTTTTTGCACGAAAATTAGCGATTATATCACATAGAAAGCTTATGAATGATGAGCGTGCTTCTTACGCTGATAGGGAAAAAGGGTttgccacagaaggcagaatcacaaaaggcGGAAAcactggtagcaaaacctgactcaagagagccaagtgcgtgatggcaaattgATATGAATCCTGGTGACGgaatcaaagctgctactctacatttattatttaatattatttggtaaccagacataataactggtcgcaagtaatgaccagttttgatgggagatgcaaatcaagcctaattataaGTTCctaaacgcgcaaactggtttggctcaagTCCTCAAGACTCTCACGGCctcgcggagagtaatttttcgatgttaggtataacttacactagtctcaacggcttgttggttataactaacataaaacaatgaatgcggcgaagacgcataatcgagggcaaggaaccgaggcggtacaaagccgccgtggtttccgcggtctgAGCCGGCAGCCGatccgccgtcggaagcggcggcctctcgcatacaaacgactgatctactggttttctaggaatattcaaacaggttttctttcccttagttaagtccgaacgagcggtagcgagtaaggacagcatacacttggacaatagagtcggccaaaggccgcgagtgcgtgttgttaaaaagaaaatagaccatttttattctgccattcgtgctctttgtgattctgccattcgttattctgcctttcgtaattccgCTTTTCGTGATTCTCCTTTTTGaatttctgcctttcgtaggagacccgagAAAAACGACAAGTATTTTGATAAGTTCTCGATGACAATATTTTGCGCTTATATATCACATCAATCTAGAGATAAGAACGATGTTTTGTATGTTCAAAACTAGCAAATATGGCAtgttttactgcaaaaatgttacatgccttcAAACCGTTATTTAAATTGAGTTGGATAACATTAGACACcaaagtgatccgtaattgtgggagatccataattgtggggggagtgTATTCTCTACAACAGTATTATACTATAACAGTAGTATAGTAgtttatgtggagcagagcgctgctagtttctcgtcgtttatcattgcagcgggcacgacttctattcgcgtgcaatcaacactgcaatgctgctactgatggtgactGAAAGTTAATCTCTTTAATATGATTATaccaaaaaaaacataaattactcaacaagaattgttgAATTGGAATTGTTGACAAAAtttgtgaagcaaaaaaaaaaacaaaaatgaatcttttcaaactttaacttcgttgtaattgtaaaatgttgtttgcacaaaaaaaataacactacaggcacaacattACCAAGTAAaaatgaagttctttcgagtgtaattaaatatatttctgaaaaaatgaaagGGAGGCTGAGAATTAGAATACGCGATTCACTGAACAAACAAATTTcttgtgtctgtaattacagtgtttagttccACGTCataatttcatacaaccctagggctgtatatcttgtagtatttattaaaataataaattgtctTTCTTTGTCAAGTTCTATTTGTACAGAATTAAGGAAGATTATTGACTAAGGCTTTCTTTTAAGCGAATGCGAATTGGCTGGACTTTTCTCTTGACTCTTTCCATCAAGTTTTGTACAGCCttcttggtcacttttttcgccacAGACGCCAGTTAGCCTTGAACTGCATCTCGTTGACAACCAGCGTTGCCAatgtgccagataaatctggattttgccagatttctgtttgcgcgccagacaaacagataaacctcagaatctgccagatatttgtaaatgagccagatatatgccagatttcatccgcgtcggctcgcaaaaaggtcattaatgcgagatgggccgtgcctagcctttacctacctacacccggcgagagcaaaaaaaaaagctcatcACTTTCAACTCTGTCAGGAATTTTACccaaaaatgagtgacagatttttgccagactttttattttcgttttgccagattttattcaaaacttagtggcaacgctgtTGACAACTGTCTTTCGTATCTTCATGAGGCTCGCCGATAGCTAACTGTGTTGCTGGAGGAGAGGCAACAGGCGTGTTTTCAGACACTTCTGCACATAAATTTCCTGGTTGACAGTGTCGCAATGAAAATGTCGCTCTTGAAACCACGGAAAAAAGCCTACCACAcaagatatttttttgcaaacttcGACAGCTTAGTGTGTTTGAAAATCTTTGCCACCTTTCCGCTTCTAAATACCGTATGATATTTCTGTGTAGGAAGCTGTAAAGTCTGCCTTGATGTAATTTTCTTTATCCTGTACCACGCAATTAAATTTTGTCAGCATCTTAACGTACAGCTTTCTTGATCGTTGTCTGGCTGACTTGTTTTGCTCATCGTCACGATTTGGAGTCACCACCTTTTCGTATGGGGACAATCCGACTCGTTTTTTAGCTCGATTCACAGTAGTAGACGATATTTCCAGCTTGCTTGCGAGATCTCGACAGAAAGGTTACGATTCCGATTGAAATTGCTGGCAattttttcgtaatttttgCGGCTTTCGGATTTCGATTTCTCCTGATCCTGTCTTCCTGGCAGTCGAAAAACGTTCTCCAAACACTTTTATTACGTTGGTGACGGTTGATTTGGtcacattcaacaattttgacAGCGTGGCGTGCGAGTAGTTCGAGTTTTCGCAATGCGCGAGCAAAATTCCAAACTTATTCTTGCAGTTTTGTTGGATGTGGGCGGAAGGGAATGGAACTAGATTCGGGCAAACGTGTATAAGGGACATGAAGAGAAGCTCGAGGCTCGCCAGAACATGTCGAATTATGTGGGACTAGACTCGGAGTAATTGTCATTTATTGTAAACTACAATATCCAAGGCTCCAAGGCTACTGTACTCTCCtaaacgttataaataaaaataaaatacgaTAAAAGATAGTAGCTGAACACAAAACAACAAATGAATATTTTCTGGAAATTAGTGAAGGAATCTATATGCAAAATTTGCCAACTGCCATTAATCAAATCTGTCAAACCCACCAATCCGCTGTAAATCTGAAGAGGGCATCGACAGTATAGGCGCTCAAAACTAACATTATTTTAGTAGAATGGAAGCGGAAGAGCAGGAAATTATTGTAATCATACAGAACAAAGATGGTTTCGATTGAGGGATGCAATTCGGCAAGTGAAATTTATCTTATATAATCGAAAACTGCATATTATCGGTACATCTAGTAACAAGGATGGCGGATGAAGTACggtattttttgtgaaaaattaaTGGAAGTCCATGTTGAAAGTAACGTTGGATTCACATCGACAAAACTGATTTAATAAATTGTCTATTAGTTACTCCTGCATGGCAGGGAATAGGGAATATGATAAATGATATTTAAACATCTTAATAGTATAACAAGGCTATGACCAGGGTGTGGTACCTGAGTGAAACATAGTTCCTTTACTCTAACTAGTTAACCAGAAAATTTTACTCTGCTATGCTAAACGTTCATTCAGTTAAAGCAAATTGTATTTTGCTTTGCAGAACACTAATGTTTCTTTATTGCGTTGGATAAAAGTTGCAAAAACGCACCTATACTACTGATCATCAGCAATGTGCTGGATTAAGTCAACAACATTAATTGTAAAGCAACTTCTCGACAGCTTTACACAGCATTTGTGTATTGCGTATGTTGAACAAGGGTAGTCGAACTACGCCTTCTTCTGTTGTCAAATTTTAACAGCAAACAATAATTTTTACAATGAAAGTAAAGTCTAGATATCGTCAAATCAGAGAACAAAGAATAGCCAACTTCATAGGACGTTAactgccattttgaattctggcTTTCGTTtgcttttttctgtttcttgCTGTCAGCTGCGTTTGTGTGTGATGTGCGAGTGCGCGACCTGTTGCGTGTGCGACGTATAAATATATACAATGGGCTGTGTTGTACACAGCAACAGTCTACAGTCACATGTTGTGAAAGGTAGTCACACTGACAGTTCGTCATCGATCGCAAACAGTAGAGTTTCGTTGCTTTGCCGAGTGTGTGCCGCGAGTGAGTTTTGTGGTGCGTGATTTAATTCAGACGCAAAGTTATTCAAGCCTGCAGTGTGCAATGAATCTAAAGTTCAAGCTTAATTCCGGTTACAGTATCCCGCTGATTGGTCGTGAGTAtaagttttgtttaaaattttggaATTGCAGCATAAATAGCAGATAAGGCTGAACTTCAAAAAACCTGTTTTTTCGAGTGATTAAGCTTGTAGACACACAGGACATTTAATCTAGCTCAACGCGGTTCAGCCGATAGTATTTTAATATTTCAGCTGCAAAGTCATTTGAATATATTTgaatgcgaatgaaaattattgTTCGTTTACCTGCATTTACAGTCGGTACGTACCAAATTCGCGGCAACCAGTTGATCTACGAATCGTTGAATTACGCGTTGAAGGCCGGCTATCGACACATCGGTTAGTAATTAGTTCTCAGCCCTCAGCGGTTCAGTTAAATTTGCTTTGTTTCCAATAGACACTGCTGTCGTTTACCACAATGAGGAGCATATCGGACGGGCCTTGAAGACTCTGCTTCCAAAGTACAATTTGCAGCGGGAAGATATCTTCATTACTTCTAAGCTGAGTAAGTCGAATCGGTTCCGTGGCACTGCACCTTTGATCCATTAAAGTGATCAGAATCTGTTATTGTAATTGGGATTGTAATTTATTCAAAGAAAGTCGCTTATAAGTTTACATTGTACATCAGGCGAAGctagttattattttttttacgatAATGGGTGTTGCGGGGTGCGAAAGTCAACGGATCATTCTCGCCCGCCGTTATACAATTTACCCTTTTTCAGTATCTCAAGTCAACAAAGGCGAAGAATTCGTGGAGGAACTGGTACATAAGTCATTGGCCAATTTACAAACTGAATATATTGACCTCTACCTCATTCATTGGCCAGGCGTTAGCGGTAAGCGATTTCCTTAGGCCTACTTGAATTGTATGTTCCATTTGATTAGATAAGGTTGTGGAAATTATGCTTCGTTTTAGTTTTGTAAGCTTGTCTCCAGCATTACACAGCAAAAATTCTTTGGTTGCAGGCCTTCAAGTGTCTCATCCGGAGAATGTTCTTTATAGGAAGCGAACTTGGAATGCGCTCTGTAAGCTACACCGAGAGGGAAAGTGTCGATCCATTGGTGTGTCTAACTATATGGTTAACCATTTGCGGGAGCTGTTGGCCGACTGCAATGGTGTTAAACCGGCTGTAAATCAGGTACGAACCATGAACTGCTTTAAAAACGCTGACATCTTCACATTGCGTCATCTATTTGTCATTCATTAACAAACCCAACCATGGATTGTTGTATTCAGGCgtgttttgtatttttattacatatatattttcttcgtcttctTGCTGTTGAGTAAGCTTCAAACTTATCAAATGAGCAAGTAAAAGCGAAAACGGGAAGTGTGAtagccgaaaaaaaaacagggacAGAAACCTTAGTTTCGTCTGCGTAGCTTAAAAAACGTGCTTACCAATTTATGTCTTTATCAGGAATATATAACTGAGATATACTGAGATTGGTAAAGTTTGCTACAGCCAGAAGGATAACCAACGGACGAGACTTGCTTTCAGTTTGATCATATCCTGGTTAATACTGCAATTCTCAGTCGTCAATGATGTGAGGTCTTTTCGAAGCGTAAACTTTGACTCATATCACCCATTAGAGGTTGTATAGATAAAGTTGGATGCTTATTGGATATCATCTGCCAGACTTATTGTTGAGTACACTCAGAACGTGGATGAAACGGTTGGAGATCTAATAGAACAGTAGAAGTGCATCAAACTACATTGTTAGCAATACAGTGCAAGAGGTGTTAGGTACAATTGAAGAACCACACGCAGTGTGAAGCCTCAAGAAGTGATAGATATAAATCCAAGTTTTAGAGACAACCATTTTAAGTGCTGGTAATGGTGAAAAGCTGAGATAAAACTGTTATTTTATTTGTGGAAAGTAAACAAGCTGTGAATTTATGGacgaagaaaataaaatttgcaaagaGCAAAAAATAGATtagctgataaaaaaaaaaatgatgccaCGAAGTCGTTGCCGACCAGTTGTGCAATAAGATTATTCTGAGATTAGGAATACAATCCGCATGTGAAATTTGCTTTTCAATTACACATGTAATTGCTAagtatttttattgaaattacgTTTCATAGTAAACAGTAGATGTTTGGAATaacccctcccttagttagGTTCACCATATTCAAACGATTTCCGAGGCTGTCACAGGTAACTCGCACGGATTCCATGGAtattttctggataaccgctttGAATTGTTCCAAGCTGGAGATCTTGTCATCAGCAAGCTTCGATATCATGCAGAACCAGACGAAAAAGTGCATTGGGTTCAGATCTGAGGAGATTGGCGGACATTCATTTTCATCCAGAAAGCCGTCAAATTGTCTCTACATCAGCCTCGAACCAACTTCGTACAGTACCGTTTCTCTGGAACTCATGGTCAGAGCCTGACaacgtcattttcaattgacaattatcaggttatagtgacgctttgacccatCGCTCtcaattgaaaagctattgtatcattttcgataTGAAAAGGAGTACGCCAGTACCACTTTCACAACCCGAAGTAATTACGCAGCACCAGTGATCAACAGcgtaaaaaaatccgaaatattgatcggagctTACGTGACGTATTTCTTGGATGCCATTGCTGTTCTAATTGCGGGTTGCGGTTTtaaaaactatcatcaaacgacgcgaaaCGGTGCTAATTTCAAATGAGACACTGAGGTGGTCATCTCGGAAGAGTTTCGGAGATTTGGGGAACAGATTTATAAaaaaaccacatac from Wyeomyia smithii strain HCP4-BCI-WySm-NY-G18 chromosome 3, ASM2978416v1, whole genome shotgun sequence encodes the following:
- the LOC129727284 gene encoding glyoxal reductase-like — its product is MNLKFKLNSGYSIPLIGLGTYQIRGNQLIYESLNYALKAGYRHIDTAVVYHNEEHIGRALKTLLPKYNLQREDIFITSKLISQVNKGEEFVEELVHKSLANLQTEYIDLYLIHWPGVSGLQVSHPENVLYRKRTWNALCKLHREGKCRSIGVSNYMVNHLRELLADCNGVKPAVNQVEWHPHLYRLELLELCRSEGIFLQAYSSLGTSVSNDLRNDPVVAEIAARLHRSPPQILLRWALQRNVGIIPKARSQAHIDENIALDFEISAEDMELLDGLKDTSGARYSWDPDTVV